The Armatimonadota bacterium genome includes the window ACAGTGGTGGAACAGGCAGGCGTTCCCCGCCGTCTGATAACCCGGGAGCAGTTACGTGATTGGCTTCCCGTTCGCCCACCGGACGCGCACAAGGGGCGGTTTGGGCATGTGCTGGTGGTGGGTGGTTCGGTAGGGCTAGCGGGCGCGCCGATGATGGCGGCGGAGGCGGCTCTGCGCGTGGGCGCGGGATTATGTTCGGTGGCGGTGCCGCGCAGCATTTATACCGTGGCGGCGAACACCCTGCGCGAGGCGATGGTGCATCCCCTGCCCGATGCGCCCGAAGGCTGTCTGAGCCCGAAGTGCCTCGACGCGATGGGGCAGCTATTGGAGCGGGCGAACGTACTCGCCATCGGACCGGGATGGAGCACCCACTCACCAGCACGCGAGGCGTTGCGCAAACTGCTGAGCATCGTGCGGGTTCCCTGCGTGATAGACGCCGACGCGCTGAACTGCCTCGCGCTGGAGCCGGACCTCCTGCCCGCGCAACATCCGCCGCTGGTGCTCACTCCGCATCCGGGCGAGATGGCGAGGCTGATGAACACCGACACAGCCACGGTGCAGGCGAATCGGCTGGAGAGTGCGTTGCAGGCATCGCGGCGTTTTGGGGCAGTAGTCGCGCTGAAGGGGGCGCGCACGGTGGTTGCCACGCCCGAAGGCAGGATCTGGGTGAACCCCACCGGCAACGCGGGCATGGCGACGGGAGGCAGCGGCGACGTGTTGACCGGTGTGGTCGCAGGGTTGCTGGCGCAGGGTTTGGATGCGGAGCACAGCGCGGCTGCAGGCGTATATATACACGGACTGGCGGGCGACCTCGCCGCGCAGGAAGTAGACATGGCAGGTTTGATAGCGAGCGACATCATCCGCTACCTGCCCAGGGCGTGTGAATCCTCAAGTCAGGAGGAACGAAGGTGATGTGGCGTATCGCATGGGTAATTTGGTTGATGATTCTTACAACGCTGGTGTACGCGCTGCCCGATAAGGTGACGGTGACCGTGCCCAGCGATGGCAAATACCTGGTGTGGCTGGAGTCGGCGAACGGGCAGACGGTGTTCCTGCCACCCAACGAAAGCGTGGGAGGCAAGGTAGAGCTGGACATCGCCTCGCTCAAGAAGCGGTTTGCCGATACCGCTGACAAAACACTAGAAGGCGCACGGGTGGGCGTCTACGATACCAAGTATGGCAACCTCGCTCTGGTGACCCTGAAACCCAACGACACCGGCGTTACCATCACGCCCGACCAGTTCCAGTACGCGATGCGCGTGCAGGTGCGGTTGCAAACACCGGAGGACAAGCCTATCGCGGCGGCGTTCGTGATGCTCACCGACGCCAACAACACCATCCATACCGCCCTGCTGGAACCGTCGCAAAACGGCGTTGTCTCGCTGGAGCGGGTGAAGCTGGGTAAGGTGAGTGTGCTGGTGAACTACGGCAGCAACCTGACCGCCTCGCAGGAGGCGGAGATTAAAGCCGAACGTGCCGACCCGGTGGTCACCCTGACGATGGTCATCTCCAGCGGCGCGCCGGTGCTGGATGTTGCCCCCGCAACGCCTCAACCTACCTCCCAGACACAGCCTGCGACACCAGCGCCCGCGCCTGCAAGCCGTCCCTTCCCGGTGTGGAACACGCTGTTTGGATTGCTGGTGCTGGCGGGCTTGATTTACAGCGGCTATCGCATCTGGAAACGCAAGCAGTTGACCCTGCCCGATGCGCTAAAGAAACTGGGCATCGATGTGGCGCAGGAGCCGCCTGCTACACCCCCCGCACAACCTTCCCAGAAACCAGCAGTGCAGGTTCCCGAAGGGCATTGCCCCTTCTGCGGCCAGCCGGTAGACCCGGTCACCGGAGCGTGCGCCTGTTCGGTCACGCCTGCTGCAGCTTCGGCTACCTCCACCGCTCCAGTCGCCACCGCCGTTGCCACGGCGCCGCGCCTGGTGGGAGCACGCGGAGCATACGGTGGAACCATCTTCGAGATTACCGGCGCGGAGGCGAGCATCGGGCGCGAGGTGGGAAACACTATCCAGTTGAGCAACGACAACACCGTCAGTCGACGCCACGCCCGTTTGCTCAAGCAGGGCGATAGCTGGGTGATTCGCGACGAGGGTTCCTCCAACGGCACATGGGTGAACGGCGTGCGCATCACCGAACACCCCCTGCGCCCGGGCGACGAGATACAAATTGGCGCAACCTTCTTCCGATGGGAAGTGTAGCCGATGATTGGCAAGCTGCTGCTAGGTCTGGTGCTGGGTGCTGTAGGAGGCGCAGTGGCTTTCCTGATCCAGGAACCACTGATAGACCACCAGAAGGCACTTTTTGACCCGGCAGCGGCTGTGCAACAAACCGTCTGGTTGTCCGTCATCCTGGGGGTGTGTTATGGCTTTTCGCTGGGCATGGTGGATAGCCTCACGCGCGGGTTGACTGGGCAGGCGATTCGAAAAGGGCTTCTCGCCGCGCTGATTGGGTTGCCCGGGGCGATGATCGCGCTCTTCCTGGGCAACTTGGTGTACGGCACGCTCAGCTATCTGTTAGGCAATCCGCCAGGCGCGGGAGCAGCGCCGACGCCGCTGGGTTTCCTCACCGACATCGTGCCGCGCACGTTGGGATGGCTGTTCTTCGGCACGGGCATCGGCGCGGCGGTAGGGGCGGTCACGGGCTCTGCCAAACGCTGGTGGCACAGCACCATAGGCGGTGCCATCGGAGGCGCACTAGGTGGAGTGGCTTTTC containing:
- the nnr gene encoding bifunctional NAD(P)H-hydrate repair enzyme Nnr; the protein is MLPVLVTAEEMREMDRLTIEDFGILGLLLMENAGFQVVNQAERRFGGWRGKRVLVLCGGGNNGGDGMVVARHAAQRGAEVQIVLAADLAKVAGDALTNLQIVQKLGLPLHVLHAADELASIWKQGWDLVVDALLGIGVRGEVRGLIGEVIRFFDKCSVPVVAVDVPSGIDADTGAVCGCAIRAALTVTFGAMKVGLALYPGAEYAGEVVVADIGIPETVVEQAGVPRRLITREQLRDWLPVRPPDAHKGRFGHVLVVGGSVGLAGAPMMAAEAALRVGAGLCSVAVPRSIYTVAANTLREAMVHPLPDAPEGCLSPKCLDAMGQLLERANVLAIGPGWSTHSPAREALRKLLSIVRVPCVIDADALNCLALEPDLLPAQHPPLVLTPHPGEMARLMNTDTATVQANRLESALQASRRFGAVVALKGARTVVATPEGRIWVNPTGNAGMATGGSGDVLTGVVAGLLAQGLDAEHSAAAGVYIHGLAGDLAAQEVDMAGLIASDIIRYLPRACESSSQEERR